In the Campylobacter sp. RM6914 genome, one interval contains:
- the pyk gene encoding pyruvate kinase produces MIKKTKIVATLGPASDDISVMEEMVKAGVNVFRLNFSHGTHEYHKSNIDKIREVEKKLNIRIGILQDICGPKVRIGKLEVPFELKTGDRLDIYADEILGVKVDENHYKTCLNQPQILAMLKPDEYVYLYDGNIRAKVVEASAKVVQTRIENDGTLSSNKGVNFPNTKIGIEVITPKDRSDMEFGAKCGVSFVAISFVQNADDVRKAKEILRGFGSKASVLSKIEKFDAVENIDEIIKESDGIMVARGDLGIEVPYYRVPTIQKLIIKKANAASKPVITATQMMLSMAEHETATRAEISDVANAVLDGTDAVMLSEESAIGKNPVAVVEAMSNTIVQTQSIYPYNKFDEFEFMDETDVVSSSAAALAVRLKLDGIISITSSGKSAIKLARNRPNIDIYAVAHDEATAHSLTLSWGITPALVVAKNKLGDLLADTIQKAVEGGFVDHEKGYLVTAGHPTGVEGSTNFLRILRRDQIDYYLSQKI; encoded by the coding sequence ATGATAAAAAAGACAAAAATCGTAGCCACCTTAGGGCCTGCAAGCGACGACATATCCGTGATGGAAGAGATGGTGAAAGCAGGCGTAAATGTCTTTCGCTTAAATTTTAGCCACGGAACACACGAATACCATAAATCAAACATCGACAAAATTCGTGAAGTAGAGAAAAAGCTTAATATTCGTATAGGAATTTTACAAGATATCTGCGGTCCAAAAGTCCGTATTGGCAAGCTTGAGGTGCCATTTGAGCTAAAAACTGGCGATAGGCTTGATATATATGCTGATGAAATTTTGGGTGTTAAAGTTGATGAAAATCACTATAAAACTTGCCTAAATCAACCTCAAATTTTGGCAATGTTAAAACCTGACGAATACGTCTATCTTTATGATGGCAACATCCGTGCAAAGGTTGTTGAAGCAAGTGCAAAAGTTGTCCAAACTAGGATAGAAAACGACGGCACTTTAAGCTCAAACAAGGGCGTAAATTTCCCAAATACCAAAATAGGTATAGAGGTTATAACTCCAAAAGATCGAAGTGATATGGAATTTGGTGCTAAGTGTGGGGTGAGTTTTGTTGCGATTAGTTTTGTTCAAAATGCAGATGATGTGCGAAAAGCAAAAGAAATTTTAAGAGGATTTGGCTCAAAAGCGAGTGTACTTTCTAAGATAGAGAAATTTGACGCTGTTGAAAATATAGACGAGATCATCAAAGAAAGTGACGGTATCATGGTGGCAAGAGGCGATCTTGGTATAGAAGTCCCATACTACCGTGTGCCTACTATACAAAAACTTATAATCAAAAAAGCAAATGCAGCTAGCAAGCCTGTCATCACTGCAACACAAATGATGTTAAGTATGGCAGAACATGAAACCGCTACGCGTGCAGAGATAAGTGACGTTGCAAATGCCGTTTTGGACGGAACGGACGCTGTTATGTTAAGCGAGGAGAGTGCGATAGGCAAAAATCCTGTTGCCGTCGTTGAGGCGATGAGCAATACAATCGTGCAAACACAGAGTATATATCCGTATAATAAATTTGATGAATTTGAGTTTATGGATGAAACTGATGTAGTCTCTTCAAGTGCAGCCGCTCTTGCCGTTAGGTTAAAGCTAGATGGTATAATATCTATAACATCGTCTGGTAAATCAGCCATAAAACTTGCTAGAAATCGCCCAAATATCGACATCTATGCAGTAGCCCACGATGAAGCTACGGCGCATTCGCTAACCTTATCTTGGGGTATAACTCCTGCGCTTGTTGTTGCTAAAAATAAACTTGGTGATCTTTTGGCTGACACTATACAAAAAGCAGTAGAAGGTGGTTTTGTGGATCATGAAAAGGGGTATTTGGTAACTGCGGGACATCCGACTGGAGTTGAGGGAAGCACAAACTTTTTAAGAATTCTAAGACGCGACCAGATTGATTATTATCTATCTCAAAAGATATAA
- the recR gene encoding recombination mediator RecR translates to MKKDLEKFNELVEAFNKLPGIGKKSATRFAYFVSLQDTFGGLKLAQCIEDAVRFIKRCERCGGLSENEICDICADTTRDSSLLTIVESPKDILTFEQNGIYDGFYFVMEEVNEEVINKLKKTITINQTTEVIFAFTPGLNSDALMIYIEDKIKNPDIKFSKLAQGVPTGVSLENVDMLSLLKAFESRTKT, encoded by the coding sequence ATGAAAAAAGACTTAGAGAAATTTAACGAATTAGTAGAGGCGTTTAACAAACTGCCTGGCATAGGCAAGAAGTCAGCTACTAGATTTGCTTATTTTGTAAGCTTGCAAGATACATTTGGCGGACTAAAGCTGGCCCAATGCATAGAAGATGCGGTTAGATTTATCAAGCGTTGCGAAAGATGTGGAGGACTTAGCGAGAATGAAATTTGCGATATCTGTGCCGATACGACAAGAGATAGTAGTCTATTAACTATAGTTGAAAGCCCAAAAGACATTTTAACCTTTGAACAAAACGGCATATACGATGGATTTTACTTCGTAATGGAAGAAGTAAATGAAGAGGTTATAAACAAGCTAAAAAAAACAATAACCATAAACCAAACAACCGAAGTCATCTTTGCCTTTACTCCTGGACTAAATTCCGATGCGCTTATGATCTATATAGAAGACAAGATAAAAAACCCAGACATCAAATTTAGCAAACTAGCCCAAGGTGTTCCTACCGGAGTAAGCCTTGAAAATGTCGATATGTTATCACTTTTAAAAGCATTTGAAAGCAGAACAAAAACTTGA